From a single Cygnus atratus isolate AKBS03 ecotype Queensland, Australia chromosome 10, CAtr_DNAZoo_HiC_assembly, whole genome shotgun sequence genomic region:
- the GLYCTK gene encoding glycerate kinase isoform X2 produces MSGAGAERSRQEGACDRIRSCREMLLKPHSRIQVIEGAKNNLPDPEALRGAGAIQELAEGLTADDLLLVLISGGGSALLPAPIPPILLEEKEKLTKMLASRGAAIQELNTVRKTLSLLKGGGLARLAYPAQVVSLILSDVIGDPLDIIASGPTAASSHSVQDCLQILAKYNLLHSLPKSVETVLSSSPTTRTAPEDYSHVCNVIIGSNTLALDEAKRQAEGLGYVALILSAAVCGDIGHVAALYCQLIQLLCLGFAGLGEGPLGNEVRGNLLQLAAELDIPGLNLAEFLQALRGLGPEKPVCILAGGETTVRLQGTGKGGRNQELALRVGLGLRRAQGAEASSPLGRYEIIFLSGGTDGQDGPTGAAGAFCSPELVDEAFQEGLDAEAFLRNNDSYTFFSHFQCGRHLLVTGLTGTNVMDIQAVLIRPTDRS; encoded by the exons ATgtctggagctggagctgagaGGAGCCGCCAGGAGGGTGCATGTGACAGGATCCGCAGTTGCAG ggagatgctgctgaAGCCGCACAGCAGAATCCAGGTCATCGAAGGTGCAAAGAACAACCTCCCTGACCCAGAGGCTCTGAGGGGAGCAGGTGCCATTCAGGAGCTGGCTGAGGGCCTGACAGCAGACGACCTGCTCCTTGTGCTCATCTCAG GGGGTGGTTCAGCCCTACTGCCTGCTCCCATCCCTCCCATCCTCCTcgaagagaaagagaaactgaCAAAGATGCTGGCTTCCAGAGGAGCTGCCATACAGGAGCTGAACACTGTCCGGAAAACTCTGTCCTTGCTGAAGGGTGGAGGGCTGGCCCGGCTCGCATATCCCGCACAG GTGGTGAGCCTCATCCTTTCTGACGTGATTGGCGACCCTCTGGACATCATAGCGAGTGGGCCCACCGCTGCCAGCTCCCACAGTGTCCAGGACTGCCTTCAGATACTGGCCAAATACAacctgctgcacagcctgcCCAAGTCAGTGGAAACGGTCCTCTCCAGCTCTCCCACCACGCGCACTGCTCCAGAAGACTACTCCCACGTTTGCAACGTCATCATTGGATCAAACACGCTGGCTTTGGATGAGGCCAAACGCCAGGCTGAGGGCCTGGGCTATGTGGCCCTGATTCTGAGCGCAGCAGTCTGCGGGGACATCGGCCACGTTGCTGCGCTGTACTGCCAGCTGatccagctgctctgcctgggctTCGCTGGCCTCGGAGAAGGGCCTCTGGGCAACGAGGTGAGGGGGAAtcttctgcagctggcagcagagctaGATATCCCGGGCTTGAACCTGGCTGAGTTTCTGCAGGCCCTCCGAGGATTAGGGCCTGAAAAACCAGTCTGCATCCTTGCGGGCGGAGAAACCACGGTTCGGCTTCAAGGAACcgggaagggaggaaggaaccAGGAGCTGGCCCTGCgagtggggctggggctgcgcagGGCACAGGGCGCTGAggccagcagccccctggggaGGTACGAGATCATCTTCCTCAGCGGGGGGACGGACGGGCAGGACGGGCCGACAGGAGCGGCAGGGGCCTTCTGCAGCCCGGAGCTGGTGGACGAGGCGTTCCAGGAAGGCCTCGATGCGGAGGCCTTCCTCCGCAACAACGACTCCTATACCTTCTTCAGCCACTTCCAATGTGGGCGTCACCTCCTGGTGACAGGCTTGACAGGCACCAATGTCATGGATATCCAGGCTGTTTTAATTAGACCCACAGACAGATCATAA
- the GLYCTK gene encoding glycerate kinase isoform X1, whose amino-acid sequence MSLREHALSLFRSAVGTVRPAPMLKRAVKLEGDGCPQLVVKGRAFPVKRNLYLVGFGKAVLGMAAAAEEILGDHLIRGIVSVPLGIQESLQRAGMQEMLLKPHSRIQVIEGAKNNLPDPEALRGAGAIQELAEGLTADDLLLVLISGGGSALLPAPIPPILLEEKEKLTKMLASRGAAIQELNTVRKTLSLLKGGGLARLAYPAQVVSLILSDVIGDPLDIIASGPTAASSHSVQDCLQILAKYNLLHSLPKSVETVLSSSPTTRTAPEDYSHVCNVIIGSNTLALDEAKRQAEGLGYVALILSAAVCGDIGHVAALYCQLIQLLCLGFAGLGEGPLGNEVRGNLLQLAAELDIPGLNLAEFLQALRGLGPEKPVCILAGGETTVRLQGTGKGGRNQELALRVGLGLRRAQGAEASSPLGRYEIIFLSGGTDGQDGPTGAAGAFCSPELVDEAFQEGLDAEAFLRNNDSYTFFSHFQCGRHLLVTGLTGTNVMDIQAVLIRPTDRS is encoded by the exons ATGTCCCTTCGCGAGCACGCGCTGTCCCTCTTCCGCAGTGCGGTGGGCACCGTCCGGCCGGCTCCGATGCTGAAGAGGGCTGTGAAGCTCGAGGGAGATGGGTGCCCTCAGCTGGTAGTGAAGGGCCGGGCCTTTCCAGTGAAGAGGAACCTGTACTTGGTGGGTTTTGgcaaggctgtgctggggatggcagcagcagcagaagagatcCTGGGGGACCACCTCATTCGGGGGATCGTCAGTGTGCCACTAGGCATCCAGGAGAGCCTGCAGCGAGCGGGAATGCA ggagatgctgctgaAGCCGCACAGCAGAATCCAGGTCATCGAAGGTGCAAAGAACAACCTCCCTGACCCAGAGGCTCTGAGGGGAGCAGGTGCCATTCAGGAGCTGGCTGAGGGCCTGACAGCAGACGACCTGCTCCTTGTGCTCATCTCAG GGGGTGGTTCAGCCCTACTGCCTGCTCCCATCCCTCCCATCCTCCTcgaagagaaagagaaactgaCAAAGATGCTGGCTTCCAGAGGAGCTGCCATACAGGAGCTGAACACTGTCCGGAAAACTCTGTCCTTGCTGAAGGGTGGAGGGCTGGCCCGGCTCGCATATCCCGCACAG GTGGTGAGCCTCATCCTTTCTGACGTGATTGGCGACCCTCTGGACATCATAGCGAGTGGGCCCACCGCTGCCAGCTCCCACAGTGTCCAGGACTGCCTTCAGATACTGGCCAAATACAacctgctgcacagcctgcCCAAGTCAGTGGAAACGGTCCTCTCCAGCTCTCCCACCACGCGCACTGCTCCAGAAGACTACTCCCACGTTTGCAACGTCATCATTGGATCAAACACGCTGGCTTTGGATGAGGCCAAACGCCAGGCTGAGGGCCTGGGCTATGTGGCCCTGATTCTGAGCGCAGCAGTCTGCGGGGACATCGGCCACGTTGCTGCGCTGTACTGCCAGCTGatccagctgctctgcctgggctTCGCTGGCCTCGGAGAAGGGCCTCTGGGCAACGAGGTGAGGGGGAAtcttctgcagctggcagcagagctaGATATCCCGGGCTTGAACCTGGCTGAGTTTCTGCAGGCCCTCCGAGGATTAGGGCCTGAAAAACCAGTCTGCATCCTTGCGGGCGGAGAAACCACGGTTCGGCTTCAAGGAACcgggaagggaggaaggaaccAGGAGCTGGCCCTGCgagtggggctggggctgcgcagGGCACAGGGCGCTGAggccagcagccccctggggaGGTACGAGATCATCTTCCTCAGCGGGGGGACGGACGGGCAGGACGGGCCGACAGGAGCGGCAGGGGCCTTCTGCAGCCCGGAGCTGGTGGACGAGGCGTTCCAGGAAGGCCTCGATGCGGAGGCCTTCCTCCGCAACAACGACTCCTATACCTTCTTCAGCCACTTCCAATGTGGGCGTCACCTCCTGGTGACAGGCTTGACAGGCACCAATGTCATGGATATCCAGGCTGTTTTAATTAGACCCACAGACAGATCATAA
- the LOC118248127 gene encoding LOW QUALITY PROTEIN: mediator of RNA polymerase II transcription subunit 27-like (The sequence of the model RefSeq protein was modified relative to this genomic sequence to represent the inferred CDS: substituted 1 base at 1 genomic stop codon), with protein sequence MADGVLSAGVNLEASQAIAAIQAPCSSMKRVFDCLKDGMRNKETLEGCEKGFVAAFQESLHSVSCELECLSSPVGELSTNRPLHNSGLLSLDPVXDKRPLYSELLQAYKRSNKLQYHAGLAAGLLSQQSLRRSANQMGVSAKRRPKAQATTLISPPQYVDDVISRIDRIFPERTIQLSRPNGTNASNGKLDIWSKSNYQVFQKVMDHATTALLPCQLPWMPNVVVRSFMTWLRSYIKLFQAPCQRCRKFLQDGLPPVWKDFQTLEAFHDTCRQ encoded by the exons ATGGCAGACGGGGTGCTGAGCGCTGGCGTGAACCTGGAGGCCTCCCAGGCTATTGCCGCCATCCAGGCACCATGCTCCAGCATGAAAAGGGTCTTTGACTGCCTGAAGGATGGCATGCGGAACAAGGAGACGCTGGAGGGATGCGAGAAGGGCTTTGTGGCCGCCTTCCAGGAGAGCCTGCACTCCGTCAGCTGTGAGCTGGAGTGTCTGAGCAGTCCAGTTGGTGAACTGTCCACGAACCGTCCCTTGCACAACAGTGGACTGTTGAGCCTAGATCCTGTTTAGGACAAAAGACCTCTTTACAGCGAACTTCTTCAAGCCTACAAACGGTCAAATAAGTTGCAGTACCATGCAGGGCTAGCAGCTGGCCTTTTGAGTCAGCAGTCTTTGAGACGGTCAGCCAACCAGATGGGAGTATCTGCAAAACGCAGACCAAAAGCCCAGGCAACAACTCTCATCTCACCTCCTCAATATGTCGATGATGTGATCAGTCGCATTGATAGGATATTCCCTGAAAGGACTATCCAGCTATCCCGGCCAAACGGGACCAATGCTTCTA ATGGCAAGCTTGACATATGGTCCAAATCCAACTATCAGGTTTTTCAGAAGGTGATGGATCATGCGACCACTGCTCTAttgccctgccagctgccttgGATGCCCAATGTCGTAGTCAGGTCTTTCATGACCTGGTTAAGAAGTTACATAAAGCTGTTCCAGGCTCCATGCCAGCGCTGCAGGAAGTTCCTGCAGGATGGCCTGCCGCCTGTGTGGAAGGATTTCCAAACACTTGAAGCTTTTCATGACACTTGCAGGCAATAG